From Parasteatoda tepidariorum isolate YZ-2023 chromosome 1, CAS_Ptep_4.0, whole genome shotgun sequence, one genomic window encodes:
- the LOC107454637 gene encoding uncharacterized protein — MFYKNIFFLLCIVWISNGENICEERVEDICKIPEQGYSMKFPESPKEMEKLCLDAIPFGECVANYQEQCSSRSVMPLQLVQSLLKAGKTFCEKNSAWYRGAPKFGNCYESLKRNLPFDFFRNCASEIEKDSKLAYLNDTKIHTSLHSCYYSIESASCLAEKVSKDCGELAKELGLHFIREAGPWNFICQDHQSKALKLMKDLNFTFDPKTSEEEFGASLQS, encoded by the exons atgttttataagaatatttttttcttgctctgCATTG TGTGGATTAGTAATGGAGAGAATATATGCGAGGAACGCGTTGAAGATATATGTAAAATACCTGAACAAGGTTACTCAATGAAATTTCCAGAATCACCTAAGGAGATGGAAAAACTTTGCTT AGATGCCATACCTTTCGGAGAATGTGTTGCAAATTATCAAGAACAATGTTCATCACGCAGTGTCATGCCATTGCAATTGGTTCAGTCTCTATTGAAAGCTGGGAAGACCTTTTGCGAAAAGAATTCTGCTTGGTACAgag gaGCTCCGAAATTCGGCAACTGCTACGAAAGTTTGAAAAGGAATTTACCGTTCGATTTCTTTAGAAACTGCGCAAGTGAAATAGAAAAGGACTCTAAACTGGCTTATTTAAATGATACTAAAATTCATACATCACTGCATAGCTGCTA CTATAGCATAGAAAGTGCAAGTTGCTTAGCTGAAAAAGTGTCCAAGGACTGTGGAGAACTAGCTAAAGAATTAGGTCTGCATTTTATTAGGGAAGCTGGACCGTGGAACTTTATTTGTCAAGATCATCAAAGTAAAGCTTTGAAGTTGATGAAAGATTTGAACTTCACATTTGATCCAAAAACTTCAGAAGAAGAATTTGGCGCCTCATTGCAAAGTTAA